The window GCTCCTCGGCCAGGGCCCGGACGATCTCGCCGCTGATCGAGCGGGTATTGGCCGGGTCATCCAGCGCCACATAGCGGACCCGCACGCCCCGGCCCCTCAGGCGTTCGGCAAACTGGCGCATGGCCGACCAGACCAGGACGAGCTTCTGCTTGTGATGTTTCCAGGCCGTGGCTTCTGCGACAGACTCCGCCATCAGGACGAGGTCGCAAGCCGGATCCAGTCCCTCCAGGGCCGAAAGTTCGTCACTCAGCTGATCGCCCAGCACCAGCCGCAGCGCGCCCAAACCCGACTTCATTACGCCTTGTCCGTTCCTCGACCCGACCATCAGGAAATCTGGGCTTGCTTCGGGTCGCCGCGACACGATCTACCATGCTCACACGACCCTGCAGCCCTCCAGCTTCACCGATCCGCACACATGACTGCTAAAGCCAGCGTCTCCCCCAGTGTTCTGGACGCCATCGGCAATACGCCCCTGATCCGCCTGCATCGCGCCAGCGAGGCGACGGGCTGCGAAATCCTGGGCAAGGCCGAGTTCATGAACCCCGGCCAGTCGGTCAAGGACCGTGCGGCCCTGGGCATCATCCGCGATGCCGAAGCCAGGGGACTGCTCAAGCCCGGCGGACGGATCGTCGAGGGCACGGCCGGCAATACCGGGATCGGCCTGGCCATGGTCGCCTCGGCCCTGGGCTACAAGACCACCATCGTCATCCCCCGCACCCAGAGCCAGGAGAAGAAGGACGCCATTCGTCTGCTCGGCGCTGAACTGGTCGAGGTGGACGCGGTTCCCTATTCAAACCCCGACAACTATGTCCGCTATTCCGGTCGCCTGGCCGAGGAACTTGCCGCGACCGAACCCAATGGCGTGATCTGGGCCAATCAGTTCGACAATGTCGCCAACCGCCAGGCGCATTACCTGACTACAGGCCCTGAAATCTTTGACCAGACAGAGGGTAAGGTCGATGGCTTCATCTGCGCCGTTGGGTCAGGCGGCACCCTGGCCGGGGTCGCAGCGGCCCTGCGCGAGCGCAAGCCCTCGGTGAAGATCGGTCTGGCTGATCCGCACGGGGCCTCGCTCTACAGCTGGTTCCGGGACGGCGAACTGAAGTCGGAAGGTACCTCGATCAGCGAGGGCATCGGCCAGGGCCGCGTCACTGCCAATCTCGAGGGCCTGGTCGTCGACCATCCTTTCCGGATCAGTGACGAGGACATGCTCAAGGTCATATTCGATCTCGTCGAGCATGAGGGCCTGTGCCTGGGCGGCTCGGCCGGGATCAATATCGCCGGCGCAATCGAACTGGCGCGGGTCATGGGTCCCGGCCACACCATTGTGACCATTCTTTGCGATCACGGCTCACGCTACCAGAGCAAGCTGTTCAATCCGGCCTTCCTGGCCGAGAGGGGTCTGCCAACGCCTGGCTGGATGTAATCCTGCCCGCTGCTTAAGGACGCTGGACCGCTTGCCCGGCAAGGCGGATACCGCGATCCTTGACGTTCCAGAACTCGGACGAGTCAGACCCCGAAAGGCGCAGCCATGATCCAGGACCCCCTCGTCTCGACGCACTGGCTCCGCGACCATCTCGACGCCCCCGACGTCCGCATTGTCGATGCCTCCTGGTTCATGCCGGGGACGCCGCGCGATCCGCAGGCCGAATTCCTGCTGAACCACATCCCGGGTGCGGTCTTTTTCGATATCGACGAGATCTCGGACGAGACCTCTTCCCTGCCGCACATGCTGCCCAGCCCGATCAAGTTCGCCTCACGGGTTCGCAAGCTGGGTCTGGGCGATGGATCGCGGATCGTCGTCTATGACAGCCTGGGCATCCTGCCGGCCGCCCGCGTCTGGTGGACTTTCCGCGCCATGGGTCACGAGGACACCGTCGTACTGGACGGCGGCTTGCCCAAATGGATCAGCGAGGGCCACCCCGTCGAGGATGGACCGGCCATGCCGCAGGAGCGCCACTTCACCTCACGCTATCAGGCCGACATCGTCCGCTCGGTCGAGCAGATGAAGCGCAATCTTGAGACCGGCCGTGAGCAGGTGATCGACGCGCGGCCGGCCGGCCGTTTTACGGGCGAGACACCAGAACCCCGCGCGGGTCTGCGCGGCGGCCATATTCCCGGTTCTCGCAATATTCCTTTGGGTGACATGCTGGCCCCGGACGGAACCATGCTGACTCCAGACAAGCTGGCCGCGGTCTTCGCCACAGCCGGTATCGACATCGGCAAGCCAATCGCCGCGACCTGCGGTTCGGGCATCACCGCCTCGGTCGTGGCCCTGGCCCTGGCGCGCCTGGGCCATCCGCGTGCGGCGGTCTACGACGGGTCGTGGACCGAATGGGGCGGACTGGCCGATACACCGGTCGTCACCGGCCCGGCCTGAAACCGCCTACGGCTTGGCGCGTCAGGCAACCCGGCCTAAACCACGCCCAGTTGCCGCGTCGCCCCGGAGCGCCCTGTTCATGGATGAAGAAACCCGCCTGATCCGCACCGGCGCGTCATCGACTGCCTCAGCCAAAACCGTCAACCCGTTGATCCAGCGCGGTTCAACGGTGCTGATGCCCGATGCGGCGTCGCTCTATGATGACGACCAGATCAACTACGGGATCACGGGTCTGGCCTCACCGGCCGCCCTGCAGACGGCCTTGGCCGAGCTGGAAGGCGCGTCGAACGTGACCCTCTATCCTTCGGGGCTGGCGGCGATCACCGGAGCGCTGCTCGCAGTTCTGAAGGCGGGTGACGAAATCCTCGTCGTCGACAGCGCCTACAAGCCGACCCGCCGGTTCTGCGACCGGCTGTTGGGCCGCTTCGGCGTCGCGACCACCTATTATGACCCTGCCCTGACATCCGATCAGCTTATGGCGCTGGCATCGGCCAGGACCCGGCTGATCCTGCTGGAAACGCCCGGCTCCCTGACTTTCGACATGCAGGATATCCCGGCTATTGCGGCGGCCGCCAAGGCACGTGGCATCCTGACCCTGATCGACAATACCTGGGCGGCAGGACTCTATTTCAAGCCCCTGACCCACGGCGTCACACTCAGTGTTCAGGCCCTGACGAAATATGTCGGAGGTCATTCGGACTGCTTCATGGGCTCGGTGGCGACCTGCGACCCGACCATCGCCAAGGCGCTAGACGACGCCATGTGGGATATCGGCTGGTCCGTGTCGGCGGACGACGCCTACACCATGTTGCGCGGCCTGCGCACCATGGCCACCCGCCTGCCCCGTCACCACGAAAACGGCCTTGCCGTCGCCCGATGGCTGCAACAACGGCCAGAGGTGGCGCGGGTGCTGCATCCCGCCCTGCCCGACGATCCAGGCCATGTGCTCTGGAAGCGCGACTTCACCGGCGCCTGCGGCCTGTTTGGCGTGGTGCTCAAACCTGCCCCCGAAAAGGCGGTCCATGCCTTCCTCAACGCCCTGCGCCTTTTCGGTCTCGGCTTTTCCTGGGGCGGTTACGAGAGCCTGGCCATCCATTGCGATCCGCAATTGCACAGCCGCTCTTTCCCCGTCGAGCTGGAAGGCCCATTGCTGCGCCTGCATATCGGTCTGGAAGCCCCGGCCGACCTCATCATTGATCTGGAGCGCGGGTTCGCCGCTCTGAACAGTCAGGCCTAAGTCCATGACCACCCATATCGCCCTGTTGCGCAGCGTAAGCCCTGGCGGTCAGAAGCCCATCGAAACAGAAACCTTCGTGGCCCTGCTGACGGACCTGGGCCTGCCCAATGCCCGGGCCGTAAGTGGCGCCGGCAATCTGGTGTTCGACAGTCCGGACCGCACCGGTGCCGAGCTGCAGGCCTTTCTTGAAACCGAAATCCAGTCACGGCTGGGTCTTCGGACCGACGTCTATGTTCGCTCCGCCCAGGCCTGGGCCGCCATCATCTCGGCCAATCCGTTTGTCGAATTTGCCGAAAGTGATCCCGGGCTGCTGATGACCCTGTTTCTCAAGGATCCGCCGGACAAGAAGATCATCGGCGCCCTGCGCACCAAACTCTCGGAGGGCCAGCAACTCCGGGTCGAAAGCCGCCAGTTCTATGTCACCTATCCCACCGGGCTCGGCGGATCGAAGTTCGGCAACAGCACTGTCGAGAAGGCCCTGGCGACCCGGATCACCAGCCGCTCCTGGACGGTTGTTCAAGCCATCGGTGCGGATCTGGTCGGCGAGTCTGCCGATTTCGCTCCCGCCAGCAGCCAGTAGCCGACGGCAGCGGACAGCACAGACCCGCCCAGCACGCCGATCTTGACCTGATCCAGCAGGTGCGGGTCCGCGAAGGCCAGGTT of the Caulobacter henricii genome contains:
- a CDS encoding cysteine synthase A, whose product is MTAKASVSPSVLDAIGNTPLIRLHRASEATGCEILGKAEFMNPGQSVKDRAALGIIRDAEARGLLKPGGRIVEGTAGNTGIGLAMVASALGYKTTIVIPRTQSQEKKDAIRLLGAELVEVDAVPYSNPDNYVRYSGRLAEELAATEPNGVIWANQFDNVANRQAHYLTTGPEIFDQTEGKVDGFICAVGSGGTLAGVAAALRERKPSVKIGLADPHGASLYSWFRDGELKSEGTSISEGIGQGRVTANLEGLVVDHPFRISDEDMLKVIFDLVEHEGLCLGGSAGINIAGAIELARVMGPGHTIVTILCDHGSRYQSKLFNPAFLAERGLPTPGWM
- the sseA gene encoding 3-mercaptopyruvate sulfurtransferase, translating into MIQDPLVSTHWLRDHLDAPDVRIVDASWFMPGTPRDPQAEFLLNHIPGAVFFDIDEISDETSSLPHMLPSPIKFASRVRKLGLGDGSRIVVYDSLGILPAARVWWTFRAMGHEDTVVLDGGLPKWISEGHPVEDGPAMPQERHFTSRYQADIVRSVEQMKRNLETGREQVIDARPAGRFTGETPEPRAGLRGGHIPGSRNIPLGDMLAPDGTMLTPDKLAAVFATAGIDIGKPIAATCGSGITASVVALALARLGHPRAAVYDGSWTEWGGLADTPVVTGPA
- the metC gene encoding cystathionine beta-lyase gives rise to the protein MDEETRLIRTGASSTASAKTVNPLIQRGSTVLMPDAASLYDDDQINYGITGLASPAALQTALAELEGASNVTLYPSGLAAITGALLAVLKAGDEILVVDSAYKPTRRFCDRLLGRFGVATTYYDPALTSDQLMALASARTRLILLETPGSLTFDMQDIPAIAAAAKARGILTLIDNTWAAGLYFKPLTHGVTLSVQALTKYVGGHSDCFMGSVATCDPTIAKALDDAMWDIGWSVSADDAYTMLRGLRTMATRLPRHHENGLAVARWLQQRPEVARVLHPALPDDPGHVLWKRDFTGACGLFGVVLKPAPEKAVHAFLNALRLFGLGFSWGGYESLAIHCDPQLHSRSFPVELEGPLLRLHIGLEAPADLIIDLERGFAALNSQA
- a CDS encoding DUF1697 domain-containing protein; the protein is MTTHIALLRSVSPGGQKPIETETFVALLTDLGLPNARAVSGAGNLVFDSPDRTGAELQAFLETEIQSRLGLRTDVYVRSAQAWAAIISANPFVEFAESDPGLLMTLFLKDPPDKKIIGALRTKLSEGQQLRVESRQFYVTYPTGLGGSKFGNSTVEKALATRITSRSWTVVQAIGADLVGESADFAPASSQ